In Mus musculus strain C57BL/6J chromosome 1, GRCm38.p6 C57BL/6J, a single genomic region encodes these proteins:
- the Sec16b gene encoding protein transport protein Sec16B isoform X4: protein MEPWVPQTQGRTTGPSRDTNRGLQSGHYRPRLHSQYSGDKYHQWQDAHKNSKSQQDLRDDHQQSHSVSRSGEWSQPVSGADYLKGSYPSHLYSRSGYGDPYQRYHTPTPRDEYAYGNYYYHGHPQLLPEERVARQGSPYIWHEDHGDQRYFGEHHREKHNGTFGANSDTQFQFTSKNPYRDSPASVSGQEQPGEFFPESEAQKQKPLLTSKSSLLQQHESGLSSSSYELSQYMTAAPEEYEPMVSAAWRPIQADDTSATVPKAPMRFYVPHVSVSFGPGGQLVCVPPNSPADGQTALVEVHSMEVLLNDFEDQEEMRAFPGPLIREDIHKVDIMTFCQQKATQCLKSETPGSRDSALLWQLLVLLCRQNGSMVGSDIAELLMQDCKKLEKYKRQPPVANLINLTDEDWPVLSSGTRDLLTGEIPPNVDTPAQIVEKFTKLLYYGRKKEALEWAMKNHLWGHALFLASKMDPRTYNWVMSGFTSTLALNDPLQTLFQLMSGRIPQAATVCGDKQWGDWRPHLAVILSNQAGDTELYQRAIVSMGDTLDPSPEDSASHTPNESSRFS, encoded by the exons ATGGAACCTTGGGTTCCCCAGACACAAGGAAGGACCACGGGACCATCAAGGGATacaaatagaggacttcagagtGGACATTATAGACCCCGTCTGCATTCTCAGTACAGTGGAGATAAGTACCACCAATGGCAAGATGCCCACAAGAACTCAAAGTCACAGCAGGACCTCAGGGATGACCACCAACAGTCTCACTCTGTATCCAGGAGTGGGGAGTGGTCCCAGCCTGTGTCTGGTGCTGACTACTTGAAAGGATCTTATCCCAGTCACCTGTACTCAAG GTCAGGCTATGGGGACCCCTATCAGAGGTACCACACTCCGACACCGAGGGATGAGTATGCTTATGGAAATTACTACTACCACGGACATCCACAGCTGCTGCCGGAAGAAAGAG TGGCAAGGCAAGGGAGTCCTTATATCTGGCATGAAGATCATGGAGACCAGAGGTACTTCGGCGAGCATCATCGGGAGAAGCACAATGGTACATTTGGAGCAAACAGTGATACCCAGTTCCA ATTTACCAGTAAGAATCCATACCGAGACAGCCCTGCTTCTGTGTCTGGACAGGAACAGCCTGGGGAATTCTTTCCAGAGAGTGAAGcccagaaacaaaag CCATTGCTGACCAGCAAATCCAGCCTTCTCCAGCAGCACGAGTCTGGGCTCAGCTCTAGTAGCTACGAGCTCAGTCAGTACATGACAGCTGCCCCCGAGGAGTATGAACCTATGGTGTCAGCAGCTTGGAGGCCTATTCAGGCTG ATGACACCTCAGCGACAGTTCCAAAGGCACCTATGAGGTTCTATGTTCCCCATGTGTCTGTGAGCTTTGGGCCAGGAGGCCAGCTAGTGTGTGTCCCCCCCAACTCTCCTGCTGATGGACAAACGGCCCTCGTTGAAGTGCACAGCATGGAG GTTTTACTTAATGATTTTGAGGATCAGGAGGAGATGAGAGCTTTCCCAGGGCCCCTTATTAG GGAGGACATACACAAGGTGGATATCATGACGTTTTGTCAGCAGAAAGCAACGCAGTGTCTCAAATCTGAGACACCAGGGAGCAGAGACTCAGCTCTACTTTGGCAACTGCTGGTTCTCCTTTGTCGACAGAATGGG TCCATGGTGGGATCTGACATTGCTGAGCTGCTGATGCAGGACTGCAAGAAGCTGGAGAAGTACAAGAGGCAGCCCCCTGTAGCCAACCTCATCAACCTGACTGACGAGGACTGGCCGGTACTGAGCTCTGGGACTCGTGATCTCCTCACTGGGGAGATTCCCCCCAATGTGGATACGCCAGCGCAGATCGTGGAGAAATTCACCAAGCTGCTCTACTACGGAAGGAAGAAG GAGGCTTTGGAGTGGGCTATGAAGAACCACTTGTGGGGACATGCCTTGTTCCTAGCCAGTAAGATGGACCCAAGGACCTACAACTGGGTCATGAGTGG TTTCACCAGTACGCTGGCGCTCAATGACCCTCTGCAGACCCTCTTCCAGCTCATGTCAGGAAGGATTCCACAAGCAGCCACG GTTTGTGGAGACAAACAGTGGGGAGACTGGCGGCCCCACTTGGCTGTGATCCTGTCAAATCAGGCTGGAGATACAGAGTTGTACCAGCGAGCGATTGTCAGCATGGGGGATACCCTGG ATCCTAGCCCAGAGGATAGTGCCTCCCACACTCCAAATGAGTCCTCCCGATtcagttaa